From one Lycium ferocissimum isolate CSIRO_LF1 chromosome 5, AGI_CSIRO_Lferr_CH_V1, whole genome shotgun sequence genomic stretch:
- the LOC132056775 gene encoding uncharacterized protein LOC132056775, whose translation MVQNKFEVLQDQNNGDDIHVELVDNNVDEYQEQELIISEDQRRQGGQNQNLLLMKDDSEKKSNVKVQNNLEDSQDQMVSIDNGNVAEVELISVEGHEDIVNSFQELVKGQALQTDDLEAQPKIVTDTLKVMDDHAGTTQCELNGIEQVEVLDKEEDVVIGSDLIPDNKIVDSIKECLANISIPDNKAEKDSKVESILEKEQATHVLSANVSMNNDNGGDMS comes from the coding sequence ATGGTCCAAAACAAGTTTGAAGTGCTACAAGATCAGAATAATGGTGATGATATTCATGTAGAATTAGTGGATAACAATGTAGATGAATACCAGGAGCAGGAGTTGATTATCTCTGAAGATCAAAGAAGACAAGGTGGTCAGAATCAAAATTTGTTGTTAATGAAGGATGATTCAGAGAAGAAATCAAATGTTAAAGTGCAGAACAATTTGGAGGATTCACAAGATCAAATGGTATCAATTGATAATGGTAATGTTGCAGAGGTGGAACTTATCAGTGTTGAAGGGCATGAAGATATAGTCAACTCTTTTCAGGAGTTGGTTAAGGGGCAAGCCTTGCAAACTGATGATTTGGAGGCTCAGCCAAAAATTGTTACTGATACTTTGAAAGTGATGGATGATCATGCTGGTACAACTCAGTGTGAACTAAATGGGATAGAGCAGGTTGAGGTGTTGGATAAAGAAGAGGATGTTGTCATTGGATCAGATTTGATTCCTGATAACAAGATTGTAGATAGCATAAAAGAATGCTTAGCTAATATCTCTATACCTGATAACAAGGCTGAGAAGGATAGCAAAGTGGAATCTATTTTGGAGAAGGAACAAGCTACTCATGTATTATCAGCAAATGTTAGCATGAATAATGACAATGGTGGTGATATGAGCTGA